The Saccharomonospora glauca K62 genome has a segment encoding these proteins:
- a CDS encoding DUF4191 domain-containing protein, whose product MAGKQDKEAAKQAKREKRAASKARRAQIFQAFSIQRKEDKALIPWMLGSFLVVTGIVFGLGWLMGIQWWLLPIGIMLGLLAAMIVFGRRVQKTVFTKAEGQPGAAAWALDNLRGRWRVTQTVAATTQLDAVHRVLGGPGIILVAEGAPHRVKNLMAQEKKRIARLVGDTPIYDVIVGNDEGQVPLRKLQTYLMKLPRNLRPRDIDVLETKLTALGNRGAALPKGPIPQGAKMRNLQRTIRRR is encoded by the coding sequence ATGGCGGGAAAGCAGGACAAGGAAGCTGCCAAGCAGGCCAAGCGGGAAAAGCGCGCGGCGAGCAAGGCCAGGCGGGCACAGATCTTCCAGGCGTTTTCGATCCAGCGTAAAGAGGACAAGGCCCTCATCCCCTGGATGCTCGGCTCCTTCCTCGTCGTCACCGGGATCGTCTTCGGGCTCGGGTGGCTCATGGGGATCCAGTGGTGGCTGCTGCCGATCGGCATCATGCTGGGCCTGCTCGCCGCCATGATCGTCTTCGGTCGTCGAGTGCAGAAGACCGTGTTCACGAAGGCCGAGGGCCAGCCGGGGGCCGCCGCGTGGGCCCTGGACAACTTGCGCGGGCGCTGGCGGGTGACGCAGACGGTGGCCGCGACGACGCAGCTCGACGCCGTGCACCGCGTGCTGGGCGGTCCCGGAATCATCCTCGTGGCGGAGGGTGCGCCGCATCGCGTGAAGAACCTGATGGCCCAGGAGAAGAAGCGCATCGCGCGGCTCGTGGGTGACACCCCGATCTACGACGTCATCGTGGGCAACGACGAGGGCCAGGTGCCGTTGCGCAAGCTGCAGACCTACCTCATGAAGCTGCCGCGTAACCTCAGGCCCCGCGACATCGACGTCCTCGAAACCAAGCTCACGGCGCTCGGTAACCGCGGCGCGGCCCTGCCGAAGGGTCCCATCCCGCAGGGCGCGAAGATGCGCAACCTGCAGCGCACCATTCGTCGGCGCTGA
- a CDS encoding ATP-dependent helicase, producing MVSTRRPVRPEDPLDGLDPEQRAAASAPRGPVCVLAGAGTGKTRTITRRIAYLVRQGHVAPTQVLAVTFTARAAGELRARLRQLGVEGAQARTFHAAALRQLRYFWPRVVGDAQWELLDGNKLRLVGHAANKVALPTETEVLRDLAGEIEWAKACLVGPDDYPAVAKERRRDIGYPVEQVADVYYTYERLKNDRRLLDFDDLLLHTTAALEEYPEVAREFRERYRCFVVDEYQDITPAQQRLLDAWLGGRDDVTVVGDANQTIYSFGGASPRPLLEFTRRYPNATVVRLERDYRSTPQVVELANRVISGARGRPAGARLRLVGQRPDGPRPTFSEYDDEPAEAAAVAQRVRELMAEGVPAGEIAVLFRVNAQSETYERALADAGVPYQVRGGERFFSRPEVRKAMTALRAASASEPEVGTADLPTAVGRVLAPLGWGPRQPVGGAARERWSGLQALYELAQDFAAEFAAVSEGEQPTLARYVAELDQRAAAQHPPAVDGVTLASLHAAKGLEWDAVFLVGLAEGTVPIQHATTEDAIEEERRLFYVGVTRAREHLALSWSLSRLPGGRPHRGRSRFLHGLAPEDEPAPRVRRSSRRRTRERAVCGACGRPLGTTLEIKIGRCADCPPDID from the coding sequence GTGGTCAGCACACGACGCCCGGTTCGACCGGAGGACCCGCTCGACGGTCTCGATCCGGAACAGCGTGCGGCCGCGAGCGCTCCTCGCGGCCCGGTGTGTGTGCTCGCCGGTGCCGGGACGGGCAAGACGCGCACGATCACTCGTCGTATCGCCTACCTCGTACGACAGGGACACGTCGCCCCGACGCAGGTACTCGCGGTGACCTTCACGGCCCGCGCGGCGGGAGAACTCCGGGCGCGCTTGCGGCAACTCGGCGTCGAGGGTGCTCAGGCCCGTACCTTCCACGCCGCGGCCCTCCGGCAACTGCGGTACTTCTGGCCTCGTGTGGTGGGCGACGCGCAGTGGGAGCTCCTCGACGGCAACAAGCTTCGCCTCGTCGGACATGCTGCCAACAAGGTGGCCCTGCCCACGGAGACGGAGGTCCTGCGGGATCTCGCGGGTGAGATCGAATGGGCCAAGGCGTGCCTCGTGGGCCCCGACGACTACCCGGCCGTGGCCAAGGAGCGTCGTCGCGACATCGGGTACCCGGTCGAGCAGGTCGCGGATGTCTACTACACCTACGAGCGGCTCAAAAACGACCGGCGACTGCTCGACTTCGACGACCTCCTGCTGCACACCACGGCGGCCCTGGAGGAGTACCCCGAGGTGGCGCGGGAGTTCCGGGAGCGTTACCGCTGCTTCGTGGTGGACGAATACCAGGACATCACGCCCGCTCAGCAGCGGTTGCTCGACGCCTGGCTCGGTGGACGCGACGACGTGACGGTGGTCGGCGACGCCAACCAGACGATCTACTCCTTCGGCGGAGCGTCGCCGCGTCCCCTGCTGGAGTTCACCCGGCGGTATCCGAATGCCACCGTGGTCCGGCTCGAACGGGACTACCGTTCCACGCCGCAGGTGGTGGAACTGGCCAACCGGGTCATCAGCGGGGCACGGGGGCGTCCCGCGGGCGCGCGGTTGCGGCTGGTGGGTCAGCGCCCCGACGGGCCACGACCGACGTTCTCCGAGTACGACGACGAGCCCGCCGAGGCCGCCGCGGTGGCCCAGCGAGTCCGGGAACTCATGGCCGAGGGCGTTCCGGCCGGGGAAATCGCTGTGTTGTTCCGGGTCAACGCGCAGTCCGAGACCTACGAACGAGCGCTCGCCGATGCCGGGGTGCCTTACCAGGTTCGGGGAGGCGAACGCTTCTTCTCCCGCCCCGAAGTCCGGAAGGCGATGACCGCCCTGCGTGCCGCCTCGGCCTCGGAGCCCGAAGTCGGGACGGCGGATCTGCCCACCGCGGTGGGGCGGGTCCTGGCCCCGCTCGGTTGGGGGCCTCGGCAGCCAGTCGGGGGAGCGGCGCGCGAACGGTGGAGCGGGCTGCAGGCCCTGTACGAACTCGCGCAGGACTTCGCGGCGGAGTTCGCGGCGGTGTCCGAGGGGGAACAGCCGACCCTGGCACGTTACGTTGCCGAACTCGACCAGCGTGCCGCCGCGCAGCATCCTCCCGCAGTGGACGGTGTGACACTCGCGTCGCTCCACGCGGCAAAGGGACTCGAATGGGATGCCGTCTTCCTCGTCGGTCTCGCCGAGGGCACCGTGCCGATTCAACACGCCACCACGGAGGACGCGATCGAGGAGGAACGCAGGCTGTTCTACGTGGGCGTGACTCGCGCCAGGGAACACCTCGCGCTCAGTTGGTCCCTCTCCCGGCTGCCCGGTGGCCGTCCGCACCGTGGGCGCAGCCGGTTTCTCCACGGACTCGCTCCCGAGGACGAGCCCGCTCCGCGCGTTCGCCGTTCGTCGCGACGCCGCACGAGGGAACGAGCGGTGTGCGGTGCCTGCGGTCGTCCCCTCGGGACCACGTTGGAAATCAAGATCGGACGCTGTGCCGATTGTCCTCCCGACATCGACTGA
- a CDS encoding WhiB family transcriptional regulator yields the protein MSSAIAFASEKASEKLSTDTAGTTGVADLLDSVTAQETDLPCRVGDADLWFAEAPADLEQAKYLCGDCPVKESCLAGALARREPWGVWGGEIFERGVVVARKRPRGRPRKHPVTPSDSSARQRTGERSAA from the coding sequence ATGTCATCGGCGATCGCCTTCGCGTCAGAGAAGGCGTCGGAGAAGTTATCGACCGACACCGCCGGGACGACGGGTGTGGCCGACCTGCTCGATTCCGTCACCGCGCAGGAGACCGACCTACCGTGCCGCGTGGGGGATGCGGACCTGTGGTTCGCCGAGGCCCCGGCGGACCTGGAACAGGCGAAGTACCTGTGCGGCGACTGCCCCGTCAAGGAATCCTGCCTGGCTGGAGCGCTCGCGCGGCGTGAGCCCTGGGGTGTGTGGGGCGGCGAGATCTTCGAAAGGGGTGTCGTGGTGGCGCGGAAGCGGCCGCGTGGCCGCCCTCGCAAGCACCCGGTGACGCCCTCCGACTCCTCGGCGAGGCAGCGGACCGGAGAACGGAGCGCGGCATGA
- a CDS encoding class I SAM-dependent methyltransferase gives MAAVTPDNIDWSAKLSAMRRLDMLERDAVHGVARKLAGTLPPGAVVVDAGCGTGGMSVALASVLRENGGGRLVLVDASDALLAVAREAATAAGGDTVSVSTVVADLADDSSVARIPRADLVWASAMVHHLPDQQAGVTTLARLLAPGGLLALAEGGTGQTFVPWDLGLGRPGLEARLNAARDAWFGELRANIEGGVAMPYGWTTALVRAGLEEATAFSYLVEHPAPLGESTRRYVVERFTWLAETVGDRVDPSDRETLTALLDPEGPHYVGARDDVFVLYARTVHTARRPS, from the coding sequence GTGGCCGCCGTGACGCCCGACAACATCGACTGGTCGGCCAAGCTGAGTGCGATGCGCCGGCTCGACATGCTCGAACGGGACGCTGTGCACGGCGTCGCCCGCAAGCTCGCCGGAACGTTGCCGCCGGGAGCGGTCGTCGTGGACGCGGGATGCGGAACCGGAGGAATGAGCGTCGCGCTCGCGTCGGTGCTGCGTGAAAACGGTGGAGGCCGGTTGGTGCTGGTCGACGCCAGTGACGCGCTCCTCGCGGTGGCACGGGAGGCGGCCACGGCCGCCGGGGGAGACACCGTCTCGGTGAGCACGGTGGTCGCGGACCTCGCCGACGACTCGTCGGTGGCGCGGATACCGCGAGCCGACCTCGTCTGGGCGTCGGCCATGGTGCATCACCTGCCGGACCAGCAAGCGGGAGTGACGACACTCGCGCGTTTGCTTGCTCCCGGCGGGCTGTTGGCACTCGCCGAAGGTGGTACGGGCCAGACGTTCGTTCCGTGGGACCTGGGGCTGGGACGGCCCGGTCTGGAGGCCCGGCTCAACGCGGCGCGGGACGCCTGGTTCGGCGAGCTGCGCGCGAACATCGAGGGCGGGGTCGCCATGCCCTACGGCTGGACCACGGCACTGGTCCGGGCCGGACTCGAGGAAGCCACGGCGTTTAGCTACCTCGTCGAGCATCCCGCTCCTCTGGGAGAGAGCACTCGCCGCTACGTAGTGGAGCGGTTCACCTGGCTTGCCGAGACGGTGGGCGACCGAGTCGACCCGAGCGACCGGGAGACCCTGACCGCGCTGCTCGACCCCGAGGGGCCGCACTACGTCGGTGCGCGCGACGACGTGTTCGTGCTCTACGCCCGCACCGTCCACACGGCGCGGCGGCCGTCCTGA